In Candidatus Eisenbacteria bacterium, the DNA window CCGGCTCCGAACTCCCCGGCTCCGAACTCCATGTCCTCCCACCGCGCAGTGACCAGGCGAGGCGGCCCCCGGGGCCGCCTCGCGCTTGTTTTCGCGCTGGCATTGGCGCTGGCGCTGGTCCTGGCGTCGGCGTCGCCGGCCTTCTTCGGCGGCCCGCGGCCCGCGCGCGCCGACGGCGAGGACCGCTACGAGCTGCCCCCCGGCGGGCTGCGCGCGGTGTGGGTGGTGCGCACCTCCATGACCGGGCGGGACCGCGTGGACCGCATGATCGCGCGCGCCAAGCAGCTGGGAGTGCAGGCCGTGTTCGTGCAGGTGCGGGCCCGGGCCGACGCCTACTACGACTCGCGGGTGGAGCCGCGCGCGGAGGCGGTGGAAGACACCGGCTTCGACCCGCTGGCCTACGCTGTGGAGCGCGGCCACGCGGAGGGCCTGCAGGTGCACGCGTGGCTCAACGTGTTCCTGGTGTGGTCCGCCGACCAAAGCCCCCGCGACCCCCGCCACCTGGCCAATGGCCATCCCGACTGGTCCGCGGTGCGCCCGGACGGCCGCGCGCTGTGGAGCCTCACCCGCGACGAGTTCGAGGGCACCATCACCGAGGGCATGTTCTCCGCCGCCGGCAACCCGGACGTGCGCGCGGAGTTCCTCGACGTGGTACGCGACGTGCTCTCGCGCTACGCGGTGGACGGCATTCACCTCGACTACGTGCGCTATCCCGCGAGCGCCGCGGGCTACGACTACGGCTCCCGCGTGGAGTTCATGCGCCGCACCGGCGTGGACCCCGCCTGGATGGCCGACCGCCCCGAGTACCTACGGGCGCGGTTCGGGGCCGGGGGCGTGGACGATCTCGCGCGCCGCTGGGCCGCGTGGCAGCGCGGCACCGTGACCGAGGTGGTGCGCGGCGTGCGCGCGGCGGTGGATTCGATCCGCCCGGGGGCGGCCGTGAGCGCCGCGGTGATCGCCGACATGGAGGCCGCCCTGGGCAGGCACCGCCAGGACTGGCCGGCCTGGCTGCGGGAAGGCCTGCTCGACTT includes these proteins:
- a CDS encoding family 10 glycosylhydrolase produces the protein MALALVLASASPAFFGGPRPARADGEDRYELPPGGLRAVWVVRTSMTGRDRVDRMIARAKQLGVQAVFVQVRARADAYYDSRVEPRAEAVEDTGFDPLAYAVERGHAEGLQVHAWLNVFLVWSADQSPRDPRHLANGHPDWSAVRPDGRALWSLTRDEFEGTITEGMFSAAGNPDVRAEFLDVVRDVLSRYAVDGIHLDYVRYPASAAGYDYGSRVEFMRRTGVDPAWMADRPEYLRARFGAGGVDDLARRWAAWQRGTVTEVVRGVRAAVDSIRPGAAVSAAVIADMEAALGRHRQDWPAWLREGLLDFVMPMVYTPSDRVFEGQLRRILAAAGGRPVVAGVGVYDQPARSAARKIETARRMGAAGVALFSYDAIQAQPSYWQAIRGALLGFR